The Anastrepha ludens isolate Willacy chromosome 2, idAnaLude1.1, whole genome shotgun sequence genome contains a region encoding:
- the LOC128865315 gene encoding proteasome subunit alpha type-2, producing MASERYSFSLTTFSPSGKLVQLEYALAAVAAGATSVGIVASDGVVIATENKYKSPLYEEHSVHRVEPITDHIGMVYSGLVPDYRPLLKRARKMAQQYYLVYKEPMPVSQLVQQVANVMQEYTQSGGVRPFGVSLLICGWDSGKPYLFQCDPTGAFFAWRATALGKNAQSCKTYMEKRFNLQSNNSVSQSLDDAVVDAMRTLKGGFEGVMTKDNIEVGICTEKGFRRLTPTEIDDHLSNAN from the exons ATGGCTTCCGAACGCTACAGCTTTTCGTTAACCACTTTCAG tcCATCAGGTAAATTGGTTCAATTAGAATATGCTTTGGCAGCAGTTGCTGCTGGAGCAACGTCAGTAGGTATCGTTG CATCTGATGGTGTTGTAATTGCCACTGAAAATAAGTACAAGTCACCTTTGTACGAAGAGCATAGCGTACACCGAGTTGAGCCCATCACTGACCATATTGGAATGGTGTATTCCGGTCTTGTGCCAGATTACCGCCCACTTCTTAAACGGGCACGTAAAATGGCTCAACAGTACTACTTAGTTTACAAAGAACCTATGCCCGTCTCACAATTGGTACAGCAAGTTGCCAATGTGATGCAAGAGTACACACAATCGGG AGGAGTGCGGCCTTTTGGTGTTTCCTTGCTGATTTGCGGTTGGGATTCGGGTAAACCATATTTGTTTCAATGCGATCCAACCGGCGCATTTTTTGCTTGGAGAGCCACTGCTTTGGGTAAAAATGCGCAAAGTTGTAAAACTTACATGGAAAAGAG ATTTAACTTGCAATCAAATAACTCCGTTTCCCAATCGCTGGACGATGCAGTTGTCGACGCTATGCGTACACTAAAAGGTGGATTTGAGGGCGTAATGACTAAGGATAACATCGAAGTAGGAATTTGCACTGAAAAGGGATTTAGACGTCTGACACCCACCGAGATAGACGATCACCTATCTAATGCAAACTAA
- the LOC128865309 gene encoding SUMO-activating enzyme subunit 1: protein MEVDKNESVNGVELTETENELYDRQIRLWGLESQKRLRTAKILVAGLNGLGAEVTKNIILSGVHSVKLQDEKNVTEEDFCAQFLVSREAKGQNRAEASIKRARALNPMVEISADTEALASKNVDYFTQFDVVIVIGAFISELNRVDTICRQNGIKFFAGDVWGMFGYCFADLQEHQFVEDVAKHKVISKPNEKVKTELITAAVQRTLNFPPFDAVIEFDINAPTFQKKLKRTGPAFLLLRVIQEFRELFGKDPSYKNREKDFADLKSIRNTMTNESSLTDDYFENVFAQVSPSAAVVGGVLSQEIIKVVTKKEAPNCNVFLFDPDTCCGYIETVGMN, encoded by the exons ATGGAAGTCGATAAGAATGAAAGTGTTAATGGAGTAGAATTAACAGAAACGGAAAATGAGTTATATGATAGGCAAATTCGTCTTTGGGGCTTGGAGTCGCAGAAAAG ATTACGTACGGCAAAAATACTGGTCGCAGGATTAAATGGACTTGGTGCTGAGGTTACAAAAAATATCATTCTTTCGGGCGTTCATTCGGTAAAATTGCaagatgaaaaaaatgtgacaGAAGAGGATTTTTGTGCACAGTTTCTTGTGTCGCGAGAAGCAAAAGGTCAAAACCGCGCAGAAGCGTCAATCAAGCGGGCTCGCGCTCTTAATCCTATGGTGGAGATATCTGCGGACACAGAAGCACTTGCATCCAAAAATGTTGACTACTTTACACAGTTCGACGTTGTAATCGTGATTGGGGCATTCATTTCAGAATTAAATCGTGTTGATACCATTTGTCGCCAAAATGGCATAAAATTCTTTGCTGGTGATGTATGGGGGATGTTTGGTTATTGCTTTGCTGACCTTCAGGAACACCAATTTGTCga AGACGTGGCAAAACACAAAGTTATTTCGAAGCccaacgaaaaagttaaaactgAGTTAATTACTGCGGCCGTTCAACGAACTTTGAATTTCCCACCTTTTGATGCGGTTATTGAATTCGATATCAATGCACCTACGTTCCAAAAGAAACTTAAGCGTACAGGACCTGCTTTTCTATTATTGCGTGTTATTCAAGAATTCCGAGAATTATTTGGTAAAGATCCTAGTTATAAAAATCGTGAGAAAGATTTTGCAGATTTGAAGAGTATACGAAACACAATGACTAACGAGAGCTCTTTGACGGATGATTATTTTGAGAATGTGTTCGCACAAGTTTCTCCATCTGCTGCAGTAGTCGGTGGTGTTTTATCTCAAGAAATTATTAAAGTGGTCACAAAAAAGGAGGCGCCCAATTGTAACGTATTTCTGTTCGATCCCGATACATGTTGTGGTTATATAGAAACAGTTGGTatgaattaa
- the LOC128856835 gene encoding uncharacterized protein LOC128856835 isoform X1 encodes MKALEGPLMSVMDLSVASNGNKVKEKRERQPNWTEAEKQLLLSLTRMHKVILENKGSDTMTIKRKSEAWDDIATNMRSAGYQRSKDRLKQQLGRIRAAEAKKAKDALAISQSLDNSLAIAGCSLESSGNDEYIPHNMKLGNFNFITAASLNRQSIRNMPTPMHEVAIKIEKAISLEDFDTLSNGKQTNKNPNDVYGLSDLSSQSPVPVIHELNKRMCQGPQFLSLNQQIIGEDGASESECQLPPISSTSQNSHFKCHCNHKKLKHVRLRINGYAPRTRAQRARQLHLYRVAVEKERLKMLRLQQKRDRTFYRKDKEIQNLKLQILSNLAVNRISHINFT; translated from the exons atgaaagcttTGGAAGGTCCTCTAATGAGTGTTATGGATTTAAGTG TTGCTTCAAATggtaataaagtgaaagaaaaacgggAAAGGCAACCAAATTGGACGGAAGCTGAAAAGCAATTGCTACTATCGCTGACACGCATGCATAAagtaattttggaaaataaggGCAGCGACACAATGACAATTAAAAGGAAATCGGAAGCATGGGATGATATAGCAACAAATATGCGATCTGCGGGCTATCAGCGCTCAAAAGATCGACTTAAACAACAGTTAGGTCGCATACGAGCTGCGGaggcaaaaaaagcaaaagacgCACTAGCAATAAGTCAGTCCCTGGATAATAGTTTGGCAATAGCAGGCTGCTCATTAGAGTCATCTGGTAATGACGAGTACATACCCCATAATATGAAAttgggaaattttaattttattacagcAGCATCTCTGAATAGGCAAAGCATAAGGAATATGCCAACGCCGATGCATGAAGTGGCAATTAAGATTGAAAAAGCTATTTCCTTAGAAGATTTTGATACATTATCCAATggcaagcaaacaaataaaaatccgaATGACGTATATGGGTTATCTGACTTAAGTTCGCAATCACCAGTACCAGTAATTCATGAGTTAAACAAACGGATGTGTCAAGGACCTCAATTTCTCAGTTTAAATCAACAAATTATAGGCGAGGATGGGGCGAGTGAATCGGAGTGTCAGTTGCCTCCCATTTCTTCGACAAGCCAGAATAGTCATTTTAAGTGCCATTGCAATCATAAGAAATTAAAGCATGTTCGTCTTCGTATTAACGGTTATGCTCCACGCACTCGCGCTCAGCGAGCTCGGCAGTTGCATTTGTATCGAGTTGCTGTGGAAAAGGAACGTTTGAAAATGCTTCGATTGCAACAGAAGCGTGATCGAACTTTTTACCGGAAAGacaaagaaatacaaaacttgAAGTTGCAAATTTTGAGTAATCTAGCCGTAAACAGAATCAGTCACATCAATTTCACCTAA
- the LOC128865298 gene encoding interleukin enhancer-binding factor 2 homolog, with protein sequence MVRGAMRGGRPMRGGLHRPPFKKTFIPRHPFDLTLVAEVLFPKVSAQVDDSALTAALLKRNQDLSPTPAEQTSIGNLVTKVQSVLDNLVVAPGDFNTCQLEEVRQVGSFKKGTMISGNNVADIVVILKTLPTKEACEALAKKVEGDLKNAMKTEVLTKADQIYTTTHDRGFDVANWQAKVRILIATLPQNLRKLEADIHLDQKLMQAHLAAIRHTRWFEENAHHSSIKVLIRILKDLTRRFEAFTPLSPWMLDLIAHLSIMNNPSRQALPINLAFRRVFQLLSAGLFLPGSAGITDPCEPGHIRVHTAMTLEQQDVCCLTAQTLLRVLAHGGYKHILGLEGNTSIVREMSVWNGVVVSPLELVYEKPSDKKDGEGEEDMEAVENDGVADDDAVE encoded by the exons ATGGTGCGTGGTGCCATGCGTGGTGGTAGACCCATGCGAGGCGGGCTTCATCGTCCGCCTTTTAAGAAGACATTCATTCCGAGGCATCCTTTCGATTTAACGTTAGTTGCGGAGGTCTTATTTCCAAAGGTGTCGGCACAGGTCGATGATTCTGCTCTTACAgcagcacttttgaaacgtaacCAAGATCTGAGTCCCACCCCAGCTGAACAAACTTCGATCGGAAATTTGGTTACAAAAGTGCAATCTGTTCTCGATAATTTAGTGGTGGCACCGGGTGACTTTAATACTTGT CAATTGGAAGAAGTACGGCAGGTGGGATCGTTTAAAAAAGGTACCATGATATCTGGTAACAATGTTGCTGATATTGTTGTAATACTGAAAACTTTACCCACGAAAGAAGCTTGCGAAGCTTTAGCTAAAAAAGTTGAAGGTGATCTTAAGAACGCTATGAAGACGGAAGTATTAACAAAAGCTGACCAAATATACACCACTACGCATGATCGTGGATTTGATGTAGCAAATTGGCAAGCAAAAGTTCGCATTTTAATAGCAACGCTCCCACAGAATTTGCGAAAGTTAGAAGCTGATATACATTTAGATCAAAAACTTATGCAAGCTCATCTTGCAGCTATTCGCCATACAAGATGGTTTGAAGAAAACGCGCACCACTCTTCTATAAAGGTCTTAATACGTATATTAAAAGATCTCACAAGAAGATTTGAGGCATTCACTCCACTTTCGCCGTGGATGCTAGATTTGATAGCACACTTGTCTATCATGAATAATCCATCTCGTCAGGCATTGCCTATAAACTTAGCTTTCAGGCGAGTCTTTCAGTTGCTTTCTGCTGGTTTATTTTTGCCCGGCTCAGCTGGTATAACTGATCCCTGCGAGCCAGGGCACATTCGCGTGCATACTGCAATGACGCTAGAGCAACAAGATGTTTGTTGTTTAACAGCTCAAACACTTCTACGAGTGCTTGCACATGGCGGATATAAACATATACTTGGCTTAGAAGGAAATACTAGTATCGTTCGGGAAATGTCTGTGTGGAATGGAGTGGTGGTATCACCTTTGGAACTAGTATATGAGAAACCCTCTGATAAGAAAGACGGCGAGGGCGAGGAGGACATGGAAGCAGTCGAAAACGATGGTGTTGCTGACGATGACGCTGTTGAATAA
- the LOC128865324 gene encoding uncharacterized protein LOC128865324 produces MFSLEYLAYIHSIFWSSMILTLSVLQLLPFANAHFIQIDHNAFQLNNFPRPPLLPPPLPPIKQIPRHLGSVEVSPAELMADLSNALAYRILHYHSILNRNNFAFSPTALMSVLIALYEGSAGRSALELRNVLLLPNSRDIIRIGYRDIHRRLRTYFFGSENPLKGLSLNKENVTITHSYETVLMFYGYDLGIDMVSSTVSMPSPSTPVSNITDEIAMATTTIMPEIVTTKFSNFSTATTSEAELMNGANTTPSPAMLTTTSESTTIAEKPNETTTIASQITTSAEVITTAEVTTPPQITTPAETTVTSELSTITVEDVTTETNDETTPTPIKGNENDVAELVAPIELNSTPFQRLQKAHPIHQPSSKLQAPLSLISAPKHKYLPQTARSRSIRHKRHLFSLKEVDTNLFVTLFPQQHHTFPSQHTTGPATLGQFTNEYEVETLDAQLLNVANAKSNYGYNTDVISHVFYLGNQQLVHTTFKVYNAVLYFKYFEELKMSVLELELDTPDYNLMILLPDYQIDLVTATASLGLAPSLRLMRKQLKPKWVQAIIPDFKLHGILFLTNDLQNMGVCDIFEPIRADFRPMTDEKGIYVKHIEQSINVNIRTHPINQLKRNYGSQTQPIQISVNHPFLFFVIDRDLDVAVMSGRILNPLNVRIQ; encoded by the exons ATGTTTTCACTTGAATATCTAGCATATATTCACAGTATTTTTTGGAGTAGTATGATCCTAACTTTGTCAGTTCTACAACTGCTACCTTTCGCTAATGCACATTTCATACAGATCGATCATAATGCTTTTCAGCTTAACAACTTTCCTCGGCCACCACTTTTACCGCCACCACTGCCTCCTATAAAACAAATACCACGCCATTTAGGCTCAGTAGAAGTTTCACCAGCGGAACTCATGGCTGATTTGAGCAACGCTCTCGCCTATCGCATCCTTCATTATCATTCAATACTCAACAGAAATAACTTCGCCTTTTCCCCTACGGCACTGATGAGTGTGCTAATAGCATTGTACGAAGGTTCTGCAGGACGAAGTGCTTTAGAATTGCGCAACGTACTGCTGCTCCCAAACAGCCGCGATATCATACGCATAGGCTATCGCGACATACATCGTAGATTGCGG ACTTACTTTTTCGGTTCCGAAAACCCGCTTAAAGGTTTGAGTCTCAACAAAGAAAATGTGACGATTACTCACAGCTATGAAACTGTACTGATGTTTTACGGCTACGATTTGGGAATAGATATGGTATCATCTACAGTATCTATGCCATCGCCTTCAACGCCGGTGTCCAACATAACTGATGAAATAgcaatggcaacaacaacaatcatgcCCGAAATtgtcacaacaaaattttcaaatttcagcaCGGCAACCACCTCTGAAGCTGAACTAATGAATGGAGCTAACACAACACCTTCGCCTGCAATGCTCACAACCACCTCGGAATCCACAACTATAGCTGAAAAACCAAATGAAACTACAACCATAGCCAGCCAAATAACGACCTCGGCGGAAGTGATAACCACAGCGGAAGTCACGACCCCACCGCAAATCACGACTCCAGCAGAAACCACCGTAACTTCAGAGTTGTCAACGATAACAGTAGAAGACGTAACTAccgaaacaaatgatgaaacaacTCCTACACCAATTAAGGGAAACGAAAACGATGTCGCCGAGCTTGTGGCTCCCATTGAACTGAATTCAACACCTTTTCAGAGATTACAAAAGGCGCATCCAATACATCAGCCAAGCTCTAAATTGCAAGCCCCTTTATCATTGATATCTGCGCCCAAACATAAATACTTACCGCAAACTGCACGCTCGCGTAGTATCCGGCATAAACGACATTTGTTTAGCCTCAAAGAGGTCGACACCAATCTTTTTGTTACACTCTTTCCCCAGCAGCATCATACTTTTCCATCCCAGCATACTACTGGACCCGCGACATTAGGACAATTCACAAATGAATATGAAGTTGAAACACTAGATGCCCAACTTCTAAATGTGGCAAATGCTAAAAGCAATTACGGTTACAATACAGATGTCATAAGTCACGTGTTCTATTTAGGAAACCAACAGCTGGTTCATACTACATTCAAAGTATACAATGCAGTATTGTATTTTAAGTACTTTGAAGAACTAAAAATGAGTGTTCTTGAACTTGAGCTGGATACACCGGACTACAATTTGATGATTTTACTTCCCGACTATCAAATAGATTTAGTAACAGCGACTGCCTCACTTGGACTGGCCCCATCGTTACGGCTGATGAGAAAGCAACTAAAACCGAAATGGGTTCAAGCCATTATACCAGATTTTAAGCTACATGGAATACTGTTTCTTACCAACGACCTTCAAAAT ATGGGTGTGTGTGACATATTTGAACCTATCCGAGCAGATTTTCGACCTATGACAGATGAAAAGGGTATTTATGTAAAACACATCGAGCAATCGATCAACGTCAACATACGAACGCATccaataaatcaattaaaac GCAACTATGGATCACAAACTCAACCCATCCAGATCTCCGTAAACCATCCGTTTCTCTTTTTCGTCATCGACCGTGACCTAGATGTTGCTGTAATGAGCGGTCGTATCTTAAACCCCCTGAATGTGCGAATTCAGTAA
- the LOC128865303 gene encoding sialic acid synthase, protein MMAAIKFGSKYISPNGDMVYIIAEVGQNHQGNLNVAKKIITEAKRIGCDCVKFQKSCLSSKFTKSALNRPYTSENSWGSTYGEHKKYLEFSEDQYRDLQMHAKEIGIDFTASAMDEISLDFLQAIKVPFIKIGSGDANNVLLLSRAAGVDIPLIVSTGMQTTETIDKIVQIMQKNDKTNYALMHCVSSYPTEPKESSLRMIPLLKEQYPSVVIGYSGHEKGIEISKAAVLLGARIIERHFTLDKNQKGSDHKCSLEPAEFESLVKFIKKFEKLGPLNNDQVLNILHKNKDVELALTQVQSRTILLSELPCKMKLGKSIVAVKYLKAGDTLKLRDLCIKVSEPMGISAEHFDSILGKVLATDVDGDSPIMFQHLLV, encoded by the exons ATGATGGCAGCAATAAAATTTGGAAGTAAATATATTTCCCCCAATGGAGATATGGTATATATTATTGCAGAAGTTGGACAAAATCATCAAGGAAATCTtaatgttgcaaaaaaaattatcacggAAGCAAAA AGAATAGGTTGTGACTGTGTGAAGTTCCAAAAATCCTGCCTATCTTCGAAATTCACCAAATCAGCTCTAAATCGTCCTTATACATCAGAAAACTCTTGGGGTTCGACATATGGAGAACATAAGAAATATCTCGAGTTTAGCGAGGATCAGTACAGGGATTTACAAATGCATGCGAAGGAAATTGGAATAGATTTTACTGCTTCAGCGATGGATGAG atCTCCCTAGATTTTTTACAAGCGATAAAGGtgccttttataaaaattggttcCGGAGATGCTAACAACGTGCTACTTTTGAGCAGAGCAGCTGGAGTTGATATACCCCTAATTGTGTCTACAGGAATGCAAACTACTGAAACAATTGACAAGATTGTTCAGATCATGCAGAAGAACGACAAAACCAATTATGCCTTAATGCACTGCGTTTCGTCATACCCTACAGAACCAAAAGAAAGCTCACTTCGTATGATACCACTTTTGAAAGAGCAATACCCAAGCGTGGTTATTGGATATTCGGGGCACGAAAAGGGCATTGAAATAAGTAAAGCAGCAGTCCTGCTAGGGGCAAGAATCATAGAGCGTCACTTTACACTGGATAAAAATCAGAAAGGCTCAGACCACAAATGTTCGTTGGAACCCGCTGAATTTGAAAGTcttgttaaatttattaaaaagttcgaGAAGCTTGGTCCGTTGAATAATGACCAAGTTTTAAATATactacacaaaaataaagatgtcgaATTGGCCTTAACGCAAGTGCAGTCCCGAACAATACTTTTAAGTGAGTTGCCATGTAAAATGAAATTGGGAAAGTCGATCGTTGCTGTCAAGTATCTAAAAGCCGGTGATACATTGAAGTTAAGAGATTTATGTATTAAAGTAAGCGAGCCTATGGGTATTTCTGCAGAACACTTTGATTCAATCTTAGGCAAAGTGCTTGCAACTGATGTGGATGGAGACTCCCCTATAATGTTTCAGCATcttttagtttaa
- the LOC128856835 gene encoding uncharacterized protein LOC128856835 isoform X3, with protein MKALEGPLMSVMDLSVASNGNKVKEKRERQPNWTEAEKQLLLSLTRMHKVILENKGSDTMTIKRKSEAWDDIATNMRSAGYQRSKDRLKQQLGRIRAAEAKKAKDALAISQSLDNSLAIAGCSLESSASLNRQSIRNMPTPMHEVAIKIEKAISLEDFDTLSNGKQTNKNPNDVYGLSDLSSQSPVPVIHELNKRMCQGPQFLSLNQQIIGEDGASESECQLPPISSTSQNSHFKCHCNHKKLKHVRLRINGYAPRTRAQRARQLHLYRVAVEKERLKMLRLQQKRDRTFYRKDKEIQNLKLQILSNLAVNRISHINFT; from the exons atgaaagcttTGGAAGGTCCTCTAATGAGTGTTATGGATTTAAGTG TTGCTTCAAATggtaataaagtgaaagaaaaacgggAAAGGCAACCAAATTGGACGGAAGCTGAAAAGCAATTGCTACTATCGCTGACACGCATGCATAAagtaattttggaaaataaggGCAGCGACACAATGACAATTAAAAGGAAATCGGAAGCATGGGATGATATAGCAACAAATATGCGATCTGCGGGCTATCAGCGCTCAAAAGATCGACTTAAACAACAGTTAGGTCGCATACGAGCTGCGGaggcaaaaaaagcaaaagacgCACTAGCAATAAGTCAGTCCCTGGATAATAGTTTGGCAATAGCAGGCTGCTCATTAGAGTCATCTG CATCTCTGAATAGGCAAAGCATAAGGAATATGCCAACGCCGATGCATGAAGTGGCAATTAAGATTGAAAAAGCTATTTCCTTAGAAGATTTTGATACATTATCCAATggcaagcaaacaaataaaaatccgaATGACGTATATGGGTTATCTGACTTAAGTTCGCAATCACCAGTACCAGTAATTCATGAGTTAAACAAACGGATGTGTCAAGGACCTCAATTTCTCAGTTTAAATCAACAAATTATAGGCGAGGATGGGGCGAGTGAATCGGAGTGTCAGTTGCCTCCCATTTCTTCGACAAGCCAGAATAGTCATTTTAAGTGCCATTGCAATCATAAGAAATTAAAGCATGTTCGTCTTCGTATTAACGGTTATGCTCCACGCACTCGCGCTCAGCGAGCTCGGCAGTTGCATTTGTATCGAGTTGCTGTGGAAAAGGAACGTTTGAAAATGCTTCGATTGCAACAGAAGCGTGATCGAACTTTTTACCGGAAAGacaaagaaatacaaaacttgAAGTTGCAAATTTTGAGTAATCTAGCCGTAAACAGAATCAGTCACATCAATTTCACCTAA
- the LOC128856826 gene encoding dynein light chain Tctex-type protein 2B, with translation METIPNESQPIDEERRGTDFSETNEVFLAEDGADELAPNLSVTSYRMKPSLRELFPASQIKQIIQTTIYDKLQGKVYNADEARKWTQEISDAVSLAVKEKVQMPHFKHVVQVSLGQQLGAGCRYIAKCCWDAEADSYASDVFTNASIFCVCTVFGVYLY, from the exons ATGGAAACAATACCAAATGAATCCCAACCAATTGACGAAGAAAGGCGAGGAACTGATTTCAGCGAAACAAATGAAGTGTTTTTAGCTGAGGATGGAGCAGACGAATTGGCACCAAATTTGTCAGTGACTTCATATCGCATGAAACCCTCGTTAAGAGAGCTTTTCCCAGCATctcaaattaaacaaattattcagACAACTATTTATGACAAACTACAAG GGAAGGTGTACAACGCAGATGAAGCGCGTAAGTGGACTCAAGAGATCTCCGATGCAGTTAGTTTGGCTGTGAAGGAAAAAGTTCAAATGCCCCATTTTAAGCACGTTGTGCAAGTAAGCTTGGGACAACAATTGGGTGCCGGTTGCCGCTATATAGCAAAATGTTGCTGGGACGCCGAAGCTGATTCCTATGCATCCGACGTGTTTACCAATGCCAGCATCTTTTGTGTTTGCACTGTGTTTggtgtatatttatattag
- the LOC128856835 gene encoding uncharacterized protein LOC128856835 isoform X2 — MKALEGPLMSVMDLSVASNGNKVKEKRERQPNWTEAEKQLLLSLTRMHKVILENKGSDTMTIKRKSEAWDDIATNMRSAGYQRSKDRLKQQLGRIRAAEAKKAKDALAISQSLDNSLAIAGCSLESSAASLNRQSIRNMPTPMHEVAIKIEKAISLEDFDTLSNGKQTNKNPNDVYGLSDLSSQSPVPVIHELNKRMCQGPQFLSLNQQIIGEDGASESECQLPPISSTSQNSHFKCHCNHKKLKHVRLRINGYAPRTRAQRARQLHLYRVAVEKERLKMLRLQQKRDRTFYRKDKEIQNLKLQILSNLAVNRISHINFT; from the exons atgaaagcttTGGAAGGTCCTCTAATGAGTGTTATGGATTTAAGTG TTGCTTCAAATggtaataaagtgaaagaaaaacgggAAAGGCAACCAAATTGGACGGAAGCTGAAAAGCAATTGCTACTATCGCTGACACGCATGCATAAagtaattttggaaaataaggGCAGCGACACAATGACAATTAAAAGGAAATCGGAAGCATGGGATGATATAGCAACAAATATGCGATCTGCGGGCTATCAGCGCTCAAAAGATCGACTTAAACAACAGTTAGGTCGCATACGAGCTGCGGaggcaaaaaaagcaaaagacgCACTAGCAATAAGTCAGTCCCTGGATAATAGTTTGGCAATAGCAGGCTGCTCATTAGAGTCATCTG cAGCATCTCTGAATAGGCAAAGCATAAGGAATATGCCAACGCCGATGCATGAAGTGGCAATTAAGATTGAAAAAGCTATTTCCTTAGAAGATTTTGATACATTATCCAATggcaagcaaacaaataaaaatccgaATGACGTATATGGGTTATCTGACTTAAGTTCGCAATCACCAGTACCAGTAATTCATGAGTTAAACAAACGGATGTGTCAAGGACCTCAATTTCTCAGTTTAAATCAACAAATTATAGGCGAGGATGGGGCGAGTGAATCGGAGTGTCAGTTGCCTCCCATTTCTTCGACAAGCCAGAATAGTCATTTTAAGTGCCATTGCAATCATAAGAAATTAAAGCATGTTCGTCTTCGTATTAACGGTTATGCTCCACGCACTCGCGCTCAGCGAGCTCGGCAGTTGCATTTGTATCGAGTTGCTGTGGAAAAGGAACGTTTGAAAATGCTTCGATTGCAACAGAAGCGTGATCGAACTTTTTACCGGAAAGacaaagaaatacaaaacttgAAGTTGCAAATTTTGAGTAATCTAGCCGTAAACAGAATCAGTCACATCAATTTCACCTAA